From one Triticum aestivum cultivar Chinese Spring chromosome 4B, IWGSC CS RefSeq v2.1, whole genome shotgun sequence genomic stretch:
- the LOC123090165 gene encoding proline-rich protein 36-like, whose protein sequence is MAIPLLLRLRAQTAPHRHLAPAQRPAAALRHRTRRPPPLPRGHVAASSHSGRATCFPCLPAPSGPCQACPGPDLGPRCPQAPARAPLNPVLAARLLCRRRVGSSPPRHSSSPEAAHHCHRRPRRPGQNAPPASFSSFLPSSPPSQLPSLLAARELQPPPEVSPLTPGTGPRPRPPPDPATCGPIPASPRLPITVDRRPPPLLVLLAADLFLEDDASVRRGPALQAQRASLSSRAKAQLPGAQLPVMLRL, encoded by the exons ATGGCGATC CCCCTCCTCCTCAGACTTCGTGCCCAGACAGCACCCCACCGCCACTTGGCGCCGGCCCAACGGCCAGCCGCCGCCCTGCGCCACCGCACCCGTCGCCCTCCACCTCTCCCGCGCGGACACGTGGCCGCCTCCAGCCACTCTGGGCGCGCCACCTGTTTCCCCTGCCTCCCCGCGCCGTCAGGCCCGTGCCAGGCCTgcccgggccccgatctgggcccGAGGTGCCCGCAGGCGCCCGCCCGCGCCCCGCTCAATCCCGTCCTTGCTGCCCGACTCCTCTGCCGCCGGCGCGTGGGATCCTCGCCGCCCCGCCACTCGTCCTCGCCGGAGGCCGCGCACCACTGCCACCGGCGACCTCGACGGCCAGGCCAGAACGCGCCgcccgcctccttctcctcctttcttccctcctctcctccctcacAGCTCCCTTCTCTCCTTGCTGCCAGGGAACTGCAGCCGCCGCCCGAGGTCTCGCCGCTGACGCCCGGAACGGGTCCCCGGCCACGACCTCCACCGGATCCGGCCACCTGCGGCCCCATTccggcctccccgcgcctccccaTCACCGTtgaccgccggccgccgccgctccTGGTCCTTCTCGCGGCCGATCTGTTCCTGGAGGATGACGCCTCCGTTCGCCGCGGCCCAGCCCTCCAGGCCCAGCGCGCCAGCCTCTCCAgccgcgccaaggcccagctccctgGAGCCCAAC ttccggtaatgttgcgattgtga